In the genome of Arachis hypogaea cultivar Tifrunner chromosome 9, arahy.Tifrunner.gnm2.J5K5, whole genome shotgun sequence, the window GAGGAAGCCAACAAGTTTTgtgttttccattaccatttaATTGAAGTGACGTTAGacttttgttgttattgttattttgacTCAATTAGCCACTTGAGTTGATTATTATTAGTGAAtaagtaattaactaattaagcaGTATTAAAAATCAGAATAAATGCTCTGTTTTCTTGCACCTACCCCTGTTTCTTCTTCACACCACTCTCTCTGTTTTCTATTCCCTCAAAACTTGAATGGCTTCTTCAACCAGCACCAAGGAGATAGACAGAGAGCTTCCACCTCTTCTGAGAGTTTACAAGGACGGAACCGTTGAACGCTTTCTAGGCTCTTCGTATGTGCCACCTTCACCACAAGACCCAGACACCGGAGTTTCATCCAAAGACATCGTCATATCAGAGAACCCTTTAATCTCTGCAAGGCTTTACCTTCCAAAACTTGAAAACCATCACCAGAAGCTTCCAATCTTGGTCTACTTCCACGGCGGCGCGTTTTGCCTCGAATCCGCATTCTCCTTCCTCCACCAACGCTACCTCAACATCATAGCTTCACAAGCAAAGGTTCTCGTAGCTTCCATAGAGTACAGGCTCGCACCAGAACACCCTCTTCCTGCTGCATATGAAGATGGTTAGTCAAATTAACAACTTTAACTTCATTCGTTGATAATCAGATAATCACTGTTATCTTATATTAGTATTCGCATACGTATTTGTATTCGTATAGGATGGTATGCACTGAATTGGATCAGTTCCAACAAGAGCGAGCCATGGTTGATGAATCATGGAGATTTCAACAGATTCTACATAGGAGGTGACACTTCGGGTGCAAACATAGCACACTACGCATTGCTCCGCGTTGACCAGTTACCGAACCAAGTCAAAATCTCAGGGGCAGTGCTTGCTTTTCCATTGTTCTGGAGTTCAAAGCCGATTCTGAACGAACCAGTTGAAGGACATGAAGAGAGCTCAGCAATGCAGGTGTGGAAATTCGTGTACCCTGATGCACCGGGTGGTATTGACAACCCACTGATAAATCCATTGGCACCTGGTGCAGCGAGCTTGAAGGAGCTTGGGTGCCCTAAAATTCTGATCTTTGTTGCTGGCAAAGATGAGCTTAGGGACAGAGGGATTTGGTACTGTGATGCTGTGAAGAAGAGTGGGTGGAATGGTGACGTGGAACTTATTGAAGTTGAAGGAGAGGAACACTGTTTTCAGATCTATCATCCTCAAACTCATAACTCCAACAACATGATTAGTCGCATAGCCTCTTTCCTTGTTTGACCAAACATGTTTCTGATTATTATGAATAAGTATATTGAGCAGTGGCAATAAATTTGGGGAACAATTACTACAAGTTAATCGATCATAATTATAGTAAAATGTAATATGTTTTTGGTACCAAAATAGATATATAATACAAGGTTATCTTACACGTCcaacaatttttttattcaaattttatttaagtaaGTTTAAGATTAATAAAAACTATTATCGTTAAAAGAGCGTCATTAGTATAAAAATTACTATAGTTAAAATAGCGTCGTTACCCGCGCtttatcttcttctcctttttcgtgctttttcttcttctctcttcaaaTATACGCAtacatcatcttcttcctcttctttcaaaTCCACGTATATCTCCTCCTACTCCTCCTTATTTGTGCACGCAGATTCTTTTTCTacttctcctcctcctttttctctttttctttttttcctctttcgCTATTGTCATTACCAACAagtcaacaacaccaacattttgctaatggattattttttcaatcgaattgaatggaatgcaattgcaaattgaattgaattgaatgacaTAGGTGCTCTGAATATGAATTGAAATGTGTGAGAATAAAGAAAGGCTAAGAGCAAACTTAAGGAGTAAAATAAGGTTTGCAAAGAGTTTTAATAGAAAAGAACTTGTAGGGAGTTTTCATAGGAGGATTTTATTCTCAATCATTAAAATTATATCATAGATGATACTATATATATTTCTGTAACAATGTAGTTGAAATATCatcaaaaataagaaagaaagttaATTCACATCTTATTTTCTCGTATTGGCTTTGTTATAGTTAGTGCATTATTGTGGGTAGTGTTCAAATTCATATTACTTTCTAtctattagaagtcaaaatttCGCTGCAGACTCAAAAATTGGTATCAAGAGTCAAcgttatattattcattatttgagtggtaaaattcaattttgaatataatggCTTCTACTAGTAGTAATGTCAAAGTAGGCAAATATGAAATCGAGAAGTTCAATGGAAAAAATGATTTTTCCTATTGGATGATGCAAATGAAAAATCTGCTTATATCACAAAAGTTACACAAGGCACTAgcggaaaaagagaaaaagccggAAGGAATGAAAGATGAGGATTGAGAAGAATTAAATCTTGAGGCACGGGCTGCAATAATCTTGTGCCTTGAGAGGGATGTTGCTTTTTTAGTGAACGAAGAAGCAACTACAGTAGGCGTCTGGTTAAAGTTAGAGAGTAACTTCATGACAAAGACTCTAACTAACAGGATCTACTTAAAATCCAAATTGTATACATGCAAGATGGAGGAAGGCACCTCAATTCGAGAATATATCAATAAGTTTGATAGGATCATATCAAACTTAAAGGATATAGAtgtgaaggttgatgatgaagaccaagcaCTCATATTGTTACTTTCATTACCGAAGTCCTTTGAAAATCTGGTGCAGACATTGATGCTAGTGGGTGATATTCTGACCATGGATGAGACGAGGGAATCACTTTTAGCTGATGATCTACATAAGGTTGCTACAAGTGTAATGTCATCTTCAAATGGAAGAGAGTATAATGATCAAGCATAAGGATTGTTCGCGGCTAGAGGAAGGACTAATGAAAGAGGAAAAGGTAATAAGCATGAAAAGTCTAGGCCAAAATCTAGACCTCATGCGGAGAGAACATGCTTTAAATGTGGTGAGGCTGGACATTTCAAAGAAAATTGTCCAAATAAAAAGATAACTTTCAAGAAACAGAACAACGACAAcccaaaagaaaagcaagaagcaagctacgTCTCAAATGATGAGGAGGATTGTTACTCTGTAACAGAACAATCTTATGAAATCTCCAGTAAGTGGATTCTTGATTCAGGAGCCTCTCATCATATGTGTCCAAATAGGAAGTGGTTTACTACCTATGAAAGCATAAATAATGGCATAGTTTTAATGGGAAATGATCATGCTTGTAAAACTGTGGGGTTGGGTACTATAAGAATCAAGATGCGTGATAGAGGAGTAAGAACCTTAAAAGATGTGAGGCATATTCCAGACTTGCAGAAAAATCTTATCTCCATAGGTTTGTTGGAGAAAAATGGTTGCAAAATAGTTGCAAAAAATGGGGTACTAAAAGTTGTTCGTGGTTCTTTGGTAGTTATGAAGGGAGTTCGTCACGgtaatctttattctcttttggggAAAATAGTCACAGGTGAGTTAGCAGTTGGAATCGATGGAAGTAGAGATCAAACAAATTGCATAAGAATATGGCACATGCGGCTTGGACATATATCAAAGAAATGTCTATCATTGCTTTGTGGACAAGGTTTgctgaagaatatgaagaaaccACAAATAGAATTTTGTGAGCAttgtgtgtatggaaaggcacatAGGGTGAAGTTTTCTACAAGCAAGCATAAAAGCAGAGGGTTGTTAGACTACGTGCATACTGATGTTTAGGGCCCGGCTAAAGTTACTTCCAAGGGTGGTTCCaggtattttgttacttttgttgatgattattccaGGTATGTTTGGATTTACTTCCTCAAACATAAGAATGAGGTATTCGATACTTTTAAGCGGTGGAGAGCAATGGTTGAAAACCGAACAGGTAGGAAGTTGAAAACTCTACGATCTGATAATGGCACAGAGTACACGGATGGGGCTTTCAAGGAGTTCTGTGAGCGAGAAGACATTACAAGACACTGGACAGTTAGAAAAACACCACAATAGAATGGAGTCACCGAACGACTGAATCGTACGCTACTTGAGAAGACAAGGTGTATGCGCTCTAATCCGGGTTAGGCAGAGAATGGTGGGTAGAATCGGTTGCTACAGCTTGCTACATAGTGAATCgatccccacattcttctctagaTGGAGACACACCTTAAAAAGTGTGGTCAGGGGAACATACAAATTACGAGAAACTCAGAGTCTTTGGATGCACAGCCTAGTATCATGTCAAAGATAATAAGCTTGATGATAGAGCTAAGAAGGCAATTTTTTGGGGTATCCAAGAGGGGTTCAAGGCTATCGCCTTTGGAGTATAAAGGATTATAAGTTTGTAATTTAGCAGAGATGTTACCTTTGATGAATGATCTATGGTAGCTTTGTCTAAAGATATGGTGCCAGATGATGGTGATGTTGGAAAAATTTCAAATACTCAAGCGGTGGAGATAGAGTCTAAATACCAACAAATAGACTCTAGTAATGATCAGGCAGAGCATCCTAATGCTACTCGAGATGACGCAGCGGATGAACTTGATCATGAGAAAATTTAGCGAGAAAATGCACATGCATTACAATAGCAGCATCAGGATTCTTTGGCATCTACTAGGCCAAAGAGGAATTATAAATTTGTTCAGAAGTTCGGGTCAGACAAGCCTTTGAGACATTATGGGCAGGTAAACTTGGTAGATTATGCACTCTCAGTGGAGGATGATGAGATGGTCACCTTCAAACATGCTATCAAAGACAAAGATAGAGAGAGTTGGTTTGTCGCTATGGAGGAAGAGATGCAATCTCTTCATAAGAACAAGACATGGGATGTGGTCCCATTGCCCATGGAAAAGACTGCAATTGGTTGTAAGTTGgtgtataaaagaaaagaagatcctaCTAAGTCAGATGGTACAAGATTCAAAGATTGGTTAGTAGCAAAGGGATTTGCACAGAAAGAAGGTGTTGATTACAATGAGATATTTTCTCCTGTGGTGAAACACACTTCCATACGGGTGCTTTTAAGTCTTGTCGCTCATGGCATGATCTTGAGTTGGAACA includes:
- the LOC112711824 gene encoding 2-hydroxyisoflavanone dehydratase, giving the protein MASSTSTKEIDRELPPLLRVYKDGTVERFLGSSYVPPSPQDPDTGVSSKDIVISENPLISARLYLPKLENHHQKLPILVYFHGGAFCLESAFSFLHQRYLNIIASQAKVLVASIEYRLAPEHPLPAAYEDGWYALNWISSNKSEPWLMNHGDFNRFYIGGDTSGANIAHYALLRVDQLPNQVKISGAVLAFPLFWSSKPILNEPVEGHEESSAMQVWKFVYPDAPGGIDNPLINPLAPGAASLKELGCPKILIFVAGKDELRDRGIWYCDAVKKSGWNGDVELIEVEGEEHCFQIYHPQTHNSNNMISRIASFLV